The Melospiza georgiana isolate bMelGeo1 chromosome 1, bMelGeo1.pri, whole genome shotgun sequence genome contains the following window.
AATTTTCTCTTCCATATACGTGTCAAATGCAGCTACACTAGACATTTGCTCTGTAAATTCAAGTGCtgctttatttacttattttaccTATTTAGAACAATTTCCATATGGTGACATACCTTTAAAGAAACTCATGACTCAGAAATACTTGTGGATGTAGTCAAACAACGTCTATTGACATAAGTCACTGAAGTTAAATAAATGTCATTAAAATGAGACAAAACAAAaggcaaatatatatatatctccaGCAGAATGATAGTGATCATCACCATTTGATCAATCTTCCCTGTGAGTTATATCTGCAAGTTACTTTGAGGTAGCACTAGAAAGAAGCTGTTGGTCCAAGAGCATCCCTGCAAAAAGAAACATTCACGGCTTAAGTACCATTTAACCTTTTTGAACACTTCTCAGTCTTCATTGGTTTTTAgcctgttttttttctccctgttcaCTGCAGGATCATTAGCCCCTCAAACCATGGTACTAAAGCTTTTCTGTTCAGagaagtggaaaacaaaaacattacTCTTCTTTAAGAAATAAGTGGGTTTTAGGTAAAGGCACTATCTATCACAGCTAGGTACAATGAAGAGTTTATAAAACCAATACTAAGATTCTTCATCAgacttaaaaaaccccacaacattTCATCTGGGTAAAAAAAGACAGAACACAACCAAAGTGAAATAGCATGGTGTTGAAAACATTGCTCCCAATacttttttttatgtttctaCTGCAATCAGCTCTTTGTAGAACTGAGAGCAGGCATCTGTATGATGGACATGTTCAGGTCTTTGTGTAAGCTTGCTAATTCAGGCAGTAGTTGGACCAGCGCTGGAAGTTTCCTCAATTAAAAGTCTCAGCAATGAATGCCAGCAGATCTGATGcactcatttttttcccaaatttgtGCTTACACCAACACAGAAGCTTTTTCAGTGTGCATTTACAGTAAAGaattgtgctgcacacagtaTCTTGATCCCACATATGCACTCCTAACTGGTAAGCAGTATAAGGTAAGCAGAAAGGCTcaggagacagaaaacaaagagcTGTTTAAAACAGTATCACACAGGCTGCAACCAGCAGACTCCCCCTTCACCTCACTTTACTTCTGTGCTGACTAAGAAAATATATTCCCCAACATCTCTCAGATTTGCACAACTAATGGCCCAAACAACCTCTTTCACTACATTGCATCAACAGTATTTTCACTATATGGGTACTTTACAGCCCAGAACAGAAGGTGCATGTCCAAAAAGGTTCTCTAATGCAGTGTGAAGACCTTGCTGAGATGTAAAATCTGCATAAATATAGTGACTACAGACTCTGAGGTTTATGTGCTGTGCTGATACAGTGCTGATCAAAGTGAAATCACACAACTGCATGGGCTCCTTATTACATAATTCACACATGGATCAACCTCCCAAAAGCTAAAAATCAGTGGATATTCTATAGTATTTCTACCAAGCCAACATGCACCCTTAGGATCTGATAACACAATGAAAGGCTCCCACAAATTACTTGCTGCAAGTGAAGTATGGTGTTAGGTAATGCTATGCAAAGCAGGACATGCACTTCAAAGCAGGAAGCTTCCAGGTCTCTGCCTGGGTTATAATCATCCAGCTTGTGATGACGGAGCTTGCTAGATACAAAACCCTTTGCCTAGCAACTGGCTTGTACTACCAGGCTCAGGCACCACAACTGTGCACTACAAATGAAGTGACATCAAATCAAGCACAGTTTTTAAAGTTTAACACCCCCACATCCAAATTCAAGAGGCCTGCATCTACTATGTTGAGTTCCCTCCTTCTGCAGTCCTATGAAACAATTCTATACAGACACACAATTCCCTTCCCCATCCAGAATCTCTTTGCTTCATTTATTCCACTTTCTGTCACATTCCCATTAATAAGCTCCCTACTGTGACTCTCCAAAGACCAACCAGCTCACACCAGGGAAACATTCATGTACAAAATCCCAGTTTTCAGCCACTTTGCAACTAGTTCTCTCCAAAGCAGGAAAACAGTCTAAGACTCCGATAGTAATGTCCCTAAATTAATGGCTTTTGTTTGCTCTCTTTCTACATACGCAGTGCACAAAATTCAGGAAGAATGAAGTTCCTATATCACACCAGAAAACCTTTCTAGTTTAGTGCATCTGTATTTCATGGGtggaacttaaaaaaaatcccagctgaAATTAAACTGTGAGAAGAGGGAGATTCTGGTGAGCAGGTAGAAGGGACCTGCTGTGCCAAGTCATCGCTCTGCAATGCAGTACTAGTTTCACATTTAAGAACAGCATACAGGTTATGACCACCACTTCAATGTAATTAagtcattaaagaaaaaaaaaaacctgccatCCTAGCAGTTATGGTTTAGACTGCCCCCGAAACACACATCAGTACCAAAATGCCTTCAGTAGCTTTAGTAGCTTTCACATGTATTAGCTATATGATAATTTATactttttctcttcaaaaagTATTCTTTTGTTTCCAGCCTGAATTTATTTCACTGTGTACATTAAGTAGTAACGGGAGCTTAACACCCTATGACTGAAAAGTACTTTATACCCTTTCAGATAATAATAGTTTAGAGGAAGCCACTCAGAAGTTGCTGtttgaaagcagaattttcttcATTGCCATCTCCCCTAACCTCTTTTGACTTCAATACTGAGAACTGTCATCCTAAAATGTTATAGACCTCATGACTATGAAACATCTGAGCACAAAGACTGAACAAATAACAGATGTTTAGGATAGGGCGCAACTTAGTTGAAGAGGATACTGGGATACTCTAATTcctgatgggtttttttcttccctctttaaACCACAGGGTTTTCTCCAAGGATTTTTACGTGTAAGAACAGGTATTATATTACAACAGTTTCTTTGCTGTAAAAGGTCAGATGAGAAGACTAACAAGAAGGGCAGACATAAAACTATCAGTAGGTATCATCCTTAGTCTTTGGAATGTTTGCAGCTACAGCAGCTCTGAGTTTACCCTTCTGTATGTTAAAACTGGACAGCACATTAAGATTAAGAGCTTGTAAGATTGCCTAGGCATCTTGGGAGTATGTGAGAGCTAGCTCTTGCTAGTGCTGATGCCCATACCAAAGACAGGTGAAATATCCCTACTGCCTCCAGCTAAGCTCCACAAGCCAGAAGGAGAAAGTGTTTCGCATATATAAGTAAAATCCCTTGCTGGCCAGTTTgcagaaacaaaattttatttacacAGGCAAGTCTATCTTTAGACCCCATTGAACTCTTTACATTTCTAGAATATTTACATGATTTCAAGATGCTCcaaatgatgaacaaaacaaaacaaagattaCAGAAACTGCCAAAAGCATAGCAAAAGAAACCCCAACCTATCATTGTGCTTTAAAACTTATGATCTAGAGTAATGTAgaagaaatgtaattttagCACCTTGGTCATAACGGTCATGCTATATAAGACACTTAAATAGCAGAGGGGATGTCAGAAGTGACCGTATCCAGAGGTTGCCAGTGACAATTCATGAGGGCATCATAGAGTTCTTCACTTGTCTCCATAAATTGTCTGTTCATTTCATCAACATCCAAGTACAGCTGTGGATCTAAAAATACAAGTCTGGTAAGTACAAGTGTCAGAACTTGGGAGGCTTGCATACAAAAACCTGAAGTAAATGCTTAATAAAGTGTACTTTAGGTAAATTTAATGATTTAACAAACTTAATAGTACACCTAGTGAGATGTTTTTTCACCTAGAACTTCAACAAAGCTAACAAATCCAGCTTCTTTTGCAATTAGTGTAGTCAAATGCTAGGACTGTACCGGTATTTTCACATCAAGCAGAGATTTTGGCATAATTAAAAATTTTGGACACCATTACAAGATATGTCTACTAATGAGCTTAACATACAACAATCTTAACAGAATCAATACAAAGATCTAGTACCTTCTCCAACAGACCACTCTGGACAGAGAATGAAGGCAAAGTTACAAGAAGCCTACTGCAAAGTATTGTTGACAATATCCCATTCTACTTGACATAGTGTACACTATTAGCTTTACAATCCTACCTCATCTTAACTATAACCCATTCTTTACCCCAAGAGTCACTGGCTTATACTGTTAAAGGGCAGAAGTATGGCTAAATTCAAGCTTACAGTGACAGAATTATCATTACCTTCAGTTATTAGGTCATCATTGATTTCAGTCATAGCTGAAGCttcctaaaaaaaaagagaaagtacTCATAGTCAGTTTCAGAAAGCATCACAAATCCAACATAATTTTATGCTCCTAAACATTCCCTTCCTCCCACAGCTATAAAATAAGCAGGAGCAGGTGCTGTTTATTGGGAAAGGGTTTCTTGTGAGGTGTTTGTTGCTTTTtaatgttgggttttttgtgaaAACCATAGTAGAATTCCACTGGAAATGCACTTTTGAAAGTCTTAAGATGATCATATCTAGGTCAGCCAGTTGATCAATTACAACTATTCTTTACTTTTCTTTAAGCAAAGTACATCAGAAACACTGCAAAAACTTGCAGTTAGAACTGTTATTTGACATACAAGAACAAATATTACTGCATAAACATCTAATTCTACAAATGCACTCAAGCACTTAAATCCAAAAGGTCATGTTGAACATAACCCTCACACTTATCTGACATCATGATTTCAGTTTTAGGACTTTTTTGCTCTGATTTACACAACCCATATGACTTGTtaattgtgggtttttttttttaattaactatGTAGTATCTTTACCTCAAAAACAGCTGGAGCCATAACAGCATCTCCCAAAGAGCAGTCTCCAACAGCTTGCATGCTATCATAGGGAGTATAGGAGCTGTAGTTGTAGTCAGCATAAGGATCATAATTCCACTGTGAATAGTAGTTCTGATAATCTTGATAATAATCATTGTAGTTGTATGACTGGTACCGCTGGAATTCTGCTTTCAGTCTGAAACATGAGAAGGTATATACAGTCAAGAGTTGGAGAACAACTGTAAACCCAATGCTGAAGTTAACAATTTCACACACAAATTTATGAGGAAACTTTCCTGAGTTTCAGGAAGTCTTATGTCACAGCACAATAGACCTCATGTTTATGAGGAGAGCAAATGTTCACCTTCAGCAATgccaaaaataattatttctctgGATTAACTTGAGTTACATTTATCTGTATTCAGTTTGGATACTTTTGGTATTGTTTAAGCAACTTACTGATAAAAAAAAGATTCATTAAGATCAGAGACCTTCACCAAGCACTGCTTTTTTAAAGACACTTGAAATGTTTAATTAGTCCTTCCATCTTTTGTTTTGTTAACATGAAATC
Protein-coding sequences here:
- the LOC131082369 gene encoding tRNA selenocysteine 1-associated protein 1-like isoform X3; translated protein: MGPQASFKGKDLMAKKRECLQAYSWWRTPQKKRKKKNKIKPGRIEFVPSSTNTTRPDYSIFVGELTPEVDDFQLYDYFLKRYPSCIDCKIATDLLGYSRLKAEFQRYQSYNYNDYYQDYQNYYSQWNYDPYADYNYSSYTPYDSMQAVGDCSLGDAVMAPAVFEEASAMTEINDDLITEDPQLYLDVDEMNRQFMETSEELYDALMNCHWQPLDTVTSDIPSAI